The Salinibaculum sp. SYNS191 genome has a window encoding:
- a CDS encoding IMP cyclohydrolase has protein sequence MYVGRFVVVGPQLGAYRVSSRSFPNRRALDRDGTVTVGPTADAPETDNPYISYNCVQVTDRGAVLGNGSHVDPIAEKLELGYPARDALAEPLLALDFEKDDYDTPRIAGIVGLDDDPTATADGKSAFVGTVRRDALLVEEVEGPTLVATYERDSPSSFPLSAGDAAGAAREVYDHEFEHAVCAVGVEATDGGFETAVVNE, from the coding sequence ATGTACGTCGGACGCTTCGTCGTCGTCGGCCCGCAACTCGGTGCCTACCGCGTCTCCTCGCGCTCGTTCCCCAACCGCCGCGCGCTCGACCGCGACGGGACCGTCACCGTCGGCCCCACCGCGGACGCCCCAGAGACGGACAACCCCTACATCTCCTACAACTGCGTGCAGGTCACCGACCGCGGCGCGGTACTGGGCAACGGCTCCCACGTCGACCCTATCGCCGAGAAACTCGAACTGGGCTACCCCGCCCGCGACGCCCTCGCGGAGCCGCTGCTCGCGCTGGACTTCGAGAAGGACGACTACGACACCCCGCGCATCGCCGGCATCGTCGGCCTCGACGACGACCCTACGGCGACAGCCGACGGGAAGAGCGCCTTCGTCGGGACCGTCCGCCGCGACGCGCTGCTCGTCGAGGAGGTCGAGGGCCCGACGCTCGTGGCGACCTACGAACGGGACAGCCCCTCGTCGTTCCCGCTGTCGGCCGGCGACGCCGCCGGGGCCGCACGCGAAGTGTACGACCACGAGTTCGAACACGCCGTCTGTGCCGTCGGCGTCGAGGCGACCGACGGCGGCTTCGAGACGGCCGTCGTCAACGAGTGA
- the larE gene encoding ATP-dependent sacrificial sulfur transferase LarE: MVAEKLAAARADLAERDGVLVAFSGGVDSSVVAAIAHDALGSDAVACTAKSETLPAEELDDARRVTEEIGIRHEIVEFSELDSDAFVRNDDERCYHCRSMRLSAMFDCAQDLDIPVVCDGTNASDPGEGHRPGLQAVEELDAYSPLLAHDITKEEVRDIAREYDLSVADKPSMACLSSRIPTGLEVTEERLSRIEKAERLLRTWGFDQFRVRDHDGLARIEVAEDELDVALDPDFVRAARDHISDLGFDHVTLDLHGYRTGSVSPGEAAEEDQPAAETPDPLDAEYPTD; the protein is encoded by the coding sequence ATGGTTGCAGAGAAACTGGCCGCCGCCAGGGCCGACCTGGCCGAGCGCGACGGCGTCCTCGTCGCCTTCTCCGGCGGCGTCGACTCCTCCGTCGTCGCCGCTATCGCCCACGACGCCCTCGGGTCGGACGCGGTGGCCTGCACCGCCAAGAGCGAGACCCTCCCCGCCGAGGAACTCGACGACGCCCGCCGGGTGACCGAGGAAATCGGCATCCGCCACGAGATCGTGGAGTTCTCCGAACTCGACAGCGATGCCTTCGTACGAAACGACGACGAGCGATGTTATCACTGCCGCTCGATGCGCCTCTCGGCGATGTTCGACTGCGCACAGGACCTGGACATCCCGGTCGTCTGCGACGGCACGAACGCGTCGGACCCCGGCGAGGGCCACCGGCCCGGTCTGCAGGCCGTCGAGGAACTCGACGCCTACTCGCCGCTGCTGGCCCACGACATCACGAAGGAGGAGGTCCGCGACATCGCCCGCGAGTACGACCTCTCGGTGGCGGACAAGCCCTCGATGGCGTGTCTCTCGTCGCGGATTCCGACGGGGCTGGAGGTCACGGAGGAACGCCTCTCGCGCATCGAGAAGGCCGAGCGTCTGCTGCGGACGTGGGGCTTCGACCAGTTCCGCGTGCGCGACCACGACGGCCTGGCTCGCATCGAAGTCGCCGAGGACGAACTCGACGTGGCGCTGGACCCCGACTTCGTCCGGGCCGCGCGGGACCACATCTCCGACCTCGGGTTCGACCACGTGACCCTGGACCTCCACGGCTACCGGACCGGCAGCGTCAGCCCCGGCGAGGCCGCCGAGGAGGACCAGCCAGCGGCCGAGACGCCGGACCCGCTGGACGCCGAGTACCCGACCGACTAG
- a CDS encoding histidine phosphatase family protein, translating into MTGQPADGRTRVLLVRHGETDWNRKRRIQGWAPSSLNDRGREQARAVGEHITAAYDVDRVVASDLRRTRETTAQVREAGVDAEPTFLRAWRERDFGVYQGLGYDKLFERHPEFAAESGVVALRAQPAGGERLPEAYERVVDGWTHLCAEAVGETVLVVTHGGPIYFVLGHVKGQDVLTAVQEHSLDNCGVTELLVGEETELVRENETV; encoded by the coding sequence GTGACGGGACAGCCAGCGGACGGCCGGACGCGGGTCCTGCTCGTCCGGCACGGCGAGACGGACTGGAACCGAAAGCGGCGGATTCAGGGGTGGGCCCCGTCGTCGCTGAACGACCGGGGCCGCGAGCAGGCGCGGGCGGTCGGCGAGCACATCACAGCGGCGTACGACGTCGACCGCGTCGTGGCCTCGGACCTCCGGCGCACCCGGGAGACGACGGCGCAGGTCCGCGAGGCGGGCGTCGACGCCGAGCCGACGTTCCTGCGGGCCTGGCGCGAGCGCGACTTCGGCGTCTACCAGGGCCTGGGCTACGACAAACTGTTCGAGCGCCACCCCGAGTTCGCCGCCGAGAGCGGCGTCGTCGCGCTCCGGGCACAGCCCGCCGGCGGCGAGCGCCTGCCCGAGGCCTACGAGCGCGTCGTCGACGGCTGGACCCACCTCTGTGCCGAGGCCGTCGGTGAGACCGTCCTCGTCGTCACTCACGGCGGACCCATCTACTTCGTACTCGGCCACGTGAAGGGGCAGGACGTGCTGACGGCGGTGCAGGAGCACTCACTGGACAACTGCGGCGTCACCGAACTGCTCGTCGGCGAGGAGACGGAACTCGTGCGGGAGAACGAGACTGTCTAG
- the tatC gene encoding twin-arginine translocase subunit TatC: protein MSEGDPDEGDEHPSGTDEDEQTPPPTGPEDDDDPETPDDERETAAGADDADEGDDADETATTAEASDESRTEEDDENDDSTGDADAGDDAGADEESRDGDTDEGTEGETTDDGADGDETTDEETDEDETGDDVATPGEDLTVPASGEPPTAPAEPLEPEAGAPDDQEMPLTAHIEEMVKRLGIVIVVMAIVSAVIFPLGDRLINFLWYSFLPGPPTECVQQIATAAEQAAGTAADGAGSDTAACPRLYHPLALVLARLKVASLGGFIIALPVFVYQTYLFMRPGLYPNERRYYLASVPTSLILAGIGVAFAYFLVLPIIFQYFLGYSQPVAEVAFGLSETFGLILLMLGMFAVIFQIPLFIMLAIMMGVTTRRWLKDRRLYFWFGFAGIAFLFSPDPTGMAPFIVALTMVLLFEGSLLLLRWTGR, encoded by the coding sequence ATGAGCGAGGGGGACCCCGACGAGGGCGACGAGCACCCGTCCGGGACAGACGAGGACGAGCAGACACCCCCACCAACGGGTCCGGAAGACGATGACGACCCGGAGACACCGGACGACGAACGGGAAACGGCAGCCGGTGCGGACGACGCGGACGAGGGCGACGATGCGGACGAGACGGCAACGACAGCCGAGGCGTCCGACGAGTCGAGGACCGAAGAGGACGACGAGAACGACGACAGCACGGGAGACGCCGACGCAGGCGACGACGCGGGGGCGGACGAGGAAAGCCGAGACGGGGACACAGACGAGGGGACCGAGGGCGAGACGACCGACGACGGGGCGGATGGCGACGAGACGACCGACGAAGAAACGGACGAGGACGAGACCGGCGACGACGTGGCGACGCCCGGGGAGGACCTAACTGTCCCTGCCAGCGGCGAGCCGCCGACCGCGCCGGCAGAGCCGCTCGAACCCGAGGCGGGCGCGCCGGACGACCAGGAGATGCCGCTGACCGCGCACATCGAGGAGATGGTCAAACGGCTCGGCATCGTCATCGTCGTGATGGCAATCGTCAGCGCGGTCATCTTCCCGCTGGGTGACCGCCTCATCAACTTCCTGTGGTACTCCTTCCTCCCCGGCCCGCCGACGGAGTGCGTCCAGCAGATCGCGACGGCTGCGGAGCAGGCCGCGGGGACAGCCGCCGACGGTGCCGGGAGCGACACCGCCGCCTGTCCGCGGCTGTACCACCCGCTCGCGCTCGTCCTCGCGCGGCTGAAAGTGGCTTCGCTGGGCGGCTTCATCATCGCGTTGCCCGTGTTCGTCTACCAGACCTACCTGTTCATGCGTCCCGGGCTGTACCCCAACGAGCGCCGGTACTACCTGGCGAGCGTGCCGACCAGCCTCATCCTGGCCGGCATCGGCGTCGCCTTCGCGTACTTCCTCGTCCTGCCCATCATCTTCCAGTACTTCCTGGGCTACTCACAGCCGGTCGCGGAGGTGGCCTTCGGCCTCAGCGAGACGTTCGGGCTCATCCTGCTGATGCTGGGCATGTTCGCGGTCATCTTCCAGATACCGCTTTTCATCATGCTCGCCATCATGATGGGCGTGACCACGCGGCGCTGGCTGAAAGACCGCCGGCTGTACTTCTGGTTCGGCTTCGCCGGCATCGCCTTCCTCTTCAGCCCCGACCCGACCGGGATGGCACCCTTCATCGTCGCGCTGACGATGGTCCTGCTGTTCGAGGGGTCGCTGCTGCTGCTGCGGTGGACGGGGCGGTAG
- a CDS encoding twin-arginine translocase subunit TatC — translation MAGALDEDTARTVASGRETVGAMLSTAQSDLKKVFLVFLVGMLGAFFALRMYVWDALKQDILYSQMNAEAREATTVVAVTPFDVILLQVKVGMIVGVLFAIPALLFFSRGALKRRGFWPSEAIPRWKLAVLGLLIGGLFVGGVTYAYELFFPIMFSFLAENAVQAGFTPTYSIVKWTEFVFFLTLSFGLAAQLPLAMSGLSLTGVVPYQTFRDKWRYAVIGIFVFGAVFSPPDPFTQIMWALPLVTLYGLSLGVTRLAVLSKQAGANVPIRLVVRKRWNVLAGTAVLAGAGIYAYLTRGGLEATNGALDAIGSSYRFPTFGELGFLGLDSATAAAVITGGVVVLTVSVALFALRIRELQRVAVTDRLAATGTPQSEVTADSTAASAGEPAEIDIDALSAAAVRAAPPEAFAELSEGEALQHAERAVEDQDGEKAQAILDRFDEAQEFAAEQATETEESSNPVTSTAAGMMDAFTEDETTEDDIGGYYYDIAFILDSLTSKAIWIVGTFMTVLALTFVYLYSGGIGDIRDSFLGSMPETLADQVDIVTLHPVEALIFEIKFSTLLAFVSIIPIVLYFAWPAIQSRGFTTGGNRNVLLVWGGTLFASVIGGTLLGFFYIAPGIISWLAGDALTSNMVIAYRINNFGWLVIFTTIGVGILAMIPVTMWLFARGNLISYETMRTRWRVAVLGFFAIGGLLSPKGVFTMFILAIPATIAFFIGMAPMELLYRLRR, via the coding sequence ATGGCTGGCGCACTCGACGAGGACACTGCGCGGACAGTCGCCAGCGGCCGCGAAACCGTCGGTGCGATGCTCTCGACGGCCCAGAGCGACCTCAAGAAGGTGTTCCTCGTCTTTCTGGTGGGGATGCTGGGGGCCTTCTTCGCCCTGCGGATGTACGTCTGGGACGCGCTGAAGCAGGACATCCTCTACTCCCAGATGAACGCCGAGGCCCGCGAGGCCACCACCGTCGTCGCCGTCACGCCCTTCGACGTCATCCTCCTGCAGGTGAAAGTCGGGATGATAGTCGGGGTCCTCTTCGCCATCCCGGCACTGCTGTTCTTCAGCCGCGGTGCGCTCAAACGGCGCGGGTTCTGGCCCTCGGAGGCCATCCCGCGCTGGAAACTCGCCGTGCTGGGGCTGCTCATCGGCGGGCTGTTCGTCGGCGGCGTCACCTACGCCTACGAGCTGTTCTTCCCCATCATGTTCTCCTTCCTCGCGGAGAACGCCGTCCAGGCCGGCTTCACGCCGACGTACTCAATCGTGAAGTGGACGGAGTTCGTCTTCTTCCTCACGCTCTCCTTTGGCCTCGCCGCGCAGCTCCCGCTCGCGATGAGCGGGCTCTCGCTGACCGGCGTCGTCCCCTACCAGACCTTCCGCGACAAGTGGCGCTACGCCGTCATCGGCATCTTCGTCTTCGGCGCGGTGTTCTCCCCGCCAGACCCGTTCACCCAGATCATGTGGGCGCTGCCGCTGGTCACGCTCTACGGTCTCAGCCTCGGCGTGACCAGACTCGCCGTCCTCTCGAAGCAGGCCGGCGCGAACGTCCCCATCCGGCTGGTGGTCCGCAAGCGCTGGAACGTCCTCGCCGGCACGGCCGTCCTCGCTGGCGCGGGCATCTACGCCTACCTCACCCGCGGCGGTCTGGAGGCGACCAACGGCGCGCTCGACGCCATCGGCTCCTCGTACCGCTTCCCGACGTTCGGTGAACTCGGCTTCCTGGGACTCGACTCGGCCACCGCTGCCGCGGTCATCACTGGCGGGGTCGTCGTGCTCACGGTCAGCGTGGCCCTCTTCGCCCTGCGCATCCGGGAACTCCAGCGGGTCGCCGTCACCGACCGGCTCGCCGCGACGGGCACGCCCCAGTCGGAGGTGACGGCCGACAGTACCGCGGCCAGCGCCGGCGAACCCGCCGAAATCGACATCGACGCGCTGAGCGCGGCCGCCGTCAGGGCCGCGCCGCCGGAAGCGTTCGCCGAACTGTCGGAGGGGGAGGCGCTGCAACACGCCGAACGCGCCGTCGAGGACCAGGACGGCGAGAAGGCCCAGGCCATCCTCGACCGGTTCGACGAGGCCCAGGAGTTCGCCGCCGAGCAGGCCACGGAGACAGAGGAGTCCTCGAACCCGGTCACGTCGACGGCGGCCGGCATGATGGACGCGTTCACCGAGGACGAGACCACCGAGGACGACATCGGCGGCTACTACTACGACATCGCCTTCATCCTCGACTCGCTGACCTCGAAGGCCATCTGGATCGTCGGCACGTTCATGACCGTCCTCGCGCTGACGTTCGTCTACCTCTACAGCGGCGGTATCGGCGACATCCGCGACTCCTTCCTTGGGAGCATGCCCGAGACGCTGGCGGACCAGGTCGACATCGTGACGCTGCACCCCGTCGAGGCGCTCATCTTCGAGATCAAGTTCTCGACGCTGCTCGCCTTCGTCTCCATCATCCCCATCGTGCTCTATTTCGCGTGGCCGGCCATCCAGAGCCGCGGGTTTACGACCGGCGGCAACCGCAACGTCCTGCTGGTCTGGGGCGGCACCCTGTTCGCGTCGGTCATCGGCGGGACGCTGCTCGGCTTCTTCTACATCGCGCCGGGCATCATCTCCTGGCTGGCCGGGGACGCGCTGACCTCGAACATGGTCATCGCCTACCGCATCAACAACTTCGGCTGGCTGGTCATCTTCACCACCATCGGCGTCGGCATCCTCGCGATGATTCCCGTCACGATGTGGCTGTTCGCCCGCGGCAACCTCATCAGCTACGAGACGATGCGGACGCGCTGGCGCGTGGCCGTCCTCGGCTTCTTCGCCATCGGCGGCCTCCTCTCGCCGAAGGGCGTGTTCACCATGTTCATCCTCGCGATTCCCGCGACCATCGCCTTCTTCATCGGGATGGCCCCGATGGAACTGCTCTACCGCTTGCGGCGGTAG
- a CDS encoding NAD(P)/FAD-dependent oxidoreductase: MTHIGFVGAGAATAAAAYVLDSTTDATVTVLEKSRGVCGRAATRRRDGIRYDYGANYVKADDERVVALITEELDTDGLVDVTEPIYVFDADGTVSEGRDADEHKWSYEEGLTQIAKRLFARTDATVHTETRVETIAREDERWTATDTDGERWGPFDVLCLNPPAPQTAALLADAEWDDPFRADLTAAVDDVDYRTIWTGILHYPFELDRPYYALVNTDKDHAVGWIAREECKDGHVPDGESLLVVQANHEWSVEHYDAAPEDNVTALAEMTADIIGDERLRDPDWTDWQGWRYAQPETGVPSGLVQSAEDYDLYCLGDWVAGEARLHAALRNGLDTGERLAHRL; the protein is encoded by the coding sequence ATGACACACATCGGTTTCGTCGGTGCGGGCGCGGCCACCGCGGCCGCCGCCTACGTCCTCGATTCGACGACAGACGCCACGGTGACCGTCCTGGAGAAGTCCCGCGGGGTCTGCGGCCGGGCCGCCACCCGCCGCCGGGACGGCATCCGCTACGACTACGGCGCGAACTACGTCAAGGCCGACGACGAGCGCGTCGTCGCCCTCATCACCGAGGAACTGGACACCGACGGCCTGGTCGACGTCACCGAACCCATCTACGTCTTCGACGCCGACGGCACGGTCTCGGAGGGCCGCGACGCCGACGAGCACAAGTGGAGCTACGAGGAGGGGCTGACACAGATTGCCAAGCGCCTGTTCGCTCGCACCGACGCCACCGTCCACACGGAGACCCGCGTCGAGACAATCGCACGCGAGGACGAGCGGTGGACGGCGACGGACACCGACGGCGAGCGGTGGGGTCCCTTCGACGTGCTCTGCCTGAACCCGCCCGCGCCACAGACGGCCGCGTTGCTCGCCGACGCCGAGTGGGACGACCCGTTCCGCGCGGACCTCACCGCGGCCGTCGACGACGTCGACTACCGGACCATCTGGACGGGGATTCTGCACTACCCCTTCGAACTGGACCGCCCATACTACGCGCTGGTCAACACCGACAAGGACCACGCGGTCGGCTGGATTGCCCGCGAGGAGTGCAAGGACGGGCACGTCCCCGACGGCGAGTCGCTGCTGGTCGTCCAGGCCAACCACGAGTGGTCGGTCGAGCACTACGACGCCGCACCCGAAGACAACGTGACCGCGCTGGCCGAGATGACGGCCGATATCATCGGCGACGAGCGCCTGCGTGACCCGGACTGGACCGACTGGCAGGGCTGGCGCTACGCGCAACCGGAGACGGGTGTCCCGAGCGGACTCGTCCAGTCCGCCGAGGACTACGACCTGTACTGCCTCGGCGACTGGGTGGCCGGCGAGGCCCGCCTGCACGCGGCGCTGCGCAACGGACTGGACACTGGCGAACGCCTGGCACACCGACTGTAG
- a CDS encoding HalOD1 output domain-containing protein, whose product MTGNDIVFEVVAALAAKEGVAPEELDYTLSEYVDTDALATLASMEDSVWEFSFRVKDHSVTVTHDGRAYVDGVAYRGGLRIDEPAHH is encoded by the coding sequence ATGACGGGCAACGACATCGTCTTCGAGGTGGTCGCGGCGCTGGCCGCGAAGGAGGGCGTCGCGCCCGAGGAACTTGACTACACCTTGTCGGAGTACGTCGACACGGACGCGCTGGCGACGCTCGCGAGCATGGAGGACAGCGTCTGGGAGTTCAGTTTCCGCGTCAAGGACCACAGCGTGACGGTCACGCACGACGGGCGGGCCTACGTCGACGGCGTCGCCTACCGCGGCGGCCTCCGCATCGACGAACCCGCCCACCACTGA
- a CDS encoding ribbon-helix-helix domain-containing protein: MPKISVEVPEELLADLDSHVGENGKFVNRSEAIRASIRKTLDVLDEIDERHGRLEEGER, translated from the coding sequence ATGCCGAAGATTAGCGTGGAGGTGCCCGAGGAACTCCTCGCGGACCTCGACAGCCACGTCGGCGAGAACGGGAAGTTCGTCAACCGCAGCGAGGCGATACGCGCGTCCATCAGGAAGACGCTGGACGTGCTCGACGAGATAGACGAGCGCCACGGCCGCCTCGAAGAGGGTGAGCGCTGA
- a CDS encoding queuosine precursor transporter, with protein sequence MSHDTRSQRADLDRSSFGQVVQVGLLSLFVTALITSQVTASKLLAIDLPFGIPLAGETLLLPGAALAYAVTFFASDCYAELYGRRAAQVMVNVAFFMNFVFLALAFLTIQAPIASFSPVGQAEFASVLGASLPIVVGSLAAYLVSQNWDVLVFHRLREYTDGDALWLRNLGSTASSQLLDTVIFITLAFGLVPLLVGSDPRSLSAIAALIVGQYVLKLLIALGDTPFVYAVVGAVRSRAGDSAATASRLD encoded by the coding sequence GTGAGCCACGACACGCGGAGCCAGCGGGCGGACCTCGACCGGTCGTCGTTCGGCCAGGTCGTGCAGGTGGGACTGCTGTCGCTTTTCGTGACGGCGCTCATCACGTCGCAGGTGACCGCCTCGAAGCTGCTGGCAATCGACCTCCCCTTCGGCATCCCGCTGGCCGGCGAGACGCTGCTTCTCCCGGGCGCGGCGCTGGCCTACGCGGTGACCTTCTTCGCCTCCGACTGCTACGCCGAGCTGTACGGCCGCCGCGCGGCGCAGGTGATGGTCAACGTCGCCTTCTTCATGAACTTCGTCTTCCTCGCGCTGGCCTTCCTGACTATCCAGGCCCCCATCGCGTCCTTCTCGCCGGTGGGGCAGGCGGAGTTCGCGAGCGTGCTGGGCGCGAGCCTCCCCATCGTCGTCGGCAGCCTCGCGGCCTACCTCGTCAGCCAGAACTGGGACGTGCTCGTCTTCCACCGGCTGCGGGAGTACACCGACGGCGACGCGCTCTGGCTGCGCAACCTCGGGTCGACGGCCAGCAGCCAGCTGCTCGACACGGTCATCTTCATCACGCTCGCGTTCGGTCTCGTCCCGCTGCTCGTCGGCAGTGACCCCCGCTCGCTGTCGGCGATTGCGGCGCTCATCGTCGGGCAGTACGTCCTGAAACTGCTCATCGCACTCGGGGACACGCCCTTCGTCTACGCCGTCGTCGGCGCAGTCCGCTCGCGGGCCGGCGACTCGGCCGCTACCGCCTCGCGGCTGGACTGA
- a CDS encoding RlmE family RNA methyltransferase, with protein sequence MSGKDMYYNKAKQEGYRARSAYKLKQLDEAAGLLGDGRTVVDLGAAPGGWLQVAAERVGSRGTVVGVDRQRIDDLDEPVATVRYVRGDITEDSTKDQIRETVADATGEDPTERPVDAVVSDMAPNMSGDYDLDHARSVYLARQAFEVATDLLDTGGDLAVKVFDGRDLADLQEDIEAEFEYVRQVRPDASRDASSELYLVAKNYLTAPVREGDRMDVEIVDVGDEGDGIAKVEEFTLFVAGAEEGDELTVEVTDVKPRYAFAEPVE encoded by the coding sequence ATGAGCGGGAAGGACATGTACTACAACAAGGCCAAGCAGGAGGGCTATCGAGCCCGCTCGGCCTACAAGCTCAAACAGCTGGACGAGGCCGCGGGCCTGCTCGGTGACGGCCGGACCGTCGTCGACCTGGGCGCGGCACCCGGCGGCTGGCTGCAGGTCGCCGCCGAGCGCGTCGGATCACGGGGGACCGTCGTCGGCGTCGACCGCCAGCGCATCGACGACCTGGACGAGCCCGTCGCGACGGTCCGGTACGTCCGCGGCGACATCACCGAGGATAGCACCAAAGACCAGATTCGGGAGACCGTCGCGGACGCGACCGGCGAGGACCCCACGGAGCGGCCCGTCGACGCCGTCGTCTCCGACATGGCGCCGAACATGAGCGGCGACTACGACCTGGACCACGCCCGCTCGGTGTACCTGGCCCGGCAGGCCTTCGAGGTGGCGACGGACCTGCTCGACACCGGCGGGGACCTCGCAGTGAAGGTCTTCGACGGCCGCGACCTGGCCGACCTCCAGGAGGACATCGAGGCCGAGTTCGAGTACGTCCGGCAGGTCCGCCCCGACGCCTCGCGGGACGCTTCCTCAGAACTCTACCTCGTCGCGAAGAACTACCTGACCGCGCCGGTCCGCGAGGGCGACCGGATGGACGTGGAAATCGTCGACGTCGGGGACGAGGGCGACGGCATCGCGAAGGTCGAGGAGTTCACGCTGTTCGTCGCGGGCGCCGAGGAGGGCGACGAACTGACCGTCGAAGTGACCGACGTGAAGCCACGGTACGCCTTCGCCGAACCGGTCGAGTAG
- a CDS encoding DUF4399 domain-containing protein, whose translation MTDDRFTWYDRREVLALGATGIATLAGCGGPSGGSPTDAGGSPTGTSTSTGTYMNGVGPDASVSFAVPMDGAGLTSTSVQWDTTAEGVTIEEAGEVTEGAGHYHVMFDTGPVTPGEIIPSDDAHIHYGTGQTEGVFALEPGEHTLHLQVADGAHRAMGLTDTVEVTVEDTASLDLSTSVDGSVVEWTIEADNYTIEPSSNGINSDAGHLHAIIDAELVPLGDVIPSDARHVHYGDGSTSGTIDLAEQLGDEYDPGEHTIRFQVGTGTHRAVMVHVQTTVTTS comes from the coding sequence ATGACGGACGACCGCTTCACCTGGTACGACCGGAGAGAGGTACTCGCACTCGGCGCAACTGGCATCGCGACGCTGGCCGGGTGTGGCGGTCCGTCCGGCGGGTCGCCGACCGACGCTGGCGGATCCCCGACCGGGACCAGCACGTCGACGGGCACGTACATGAACGGCGTCGGCCCCGACGCCAGCGTCTCGTTCGCAGTGCCGATGGACGGGGCAGGGCTGACGAGTACGTCAGTTCAGTGGGACACGACTGCCGAGGGCGTCACCATCGAGGAGGCCGGTGAAGTCACCGAAGGCGCGGGTCACTATCACGTCATGTTCGACACCGGCCCCGTAACTCCCGGCGAGATCATCCCCAGCGACGACGCCCACATCCACTACGGGACAGGCCAGACAGAGGGCGTCTTCGCACTCGAACCCGGCGAGCACACCCTTCACCTGCAGGTCGCAGACGGCGCACACAGAGCGATGGGGCTGACCGACACCGTCGAGGTCACTGTCGAGGACACAGCCAGCCTGGATCTGTCCACGTCGGTCGACGGCAGCGTCGTCGAGTGGACGATCGAAGCCGATAACTACACCATCGAACCGTCGAGCAACGGCATCAACTCCGACGCCGGCCACCTCCACGCCATCATCGACGCGGAGCTCGTCCCCCTCGGGGACGTGATCCCTAGTGACGCCCGCCACGTTCACTACGGCGACGGCTCGACCAGCGGCACCATCGACCTCGCCGAGCAGCTGGGTGATGAGTACGACCCCGGCGAACATACGATCCGCTTCCAGGTCGGAACTGGCACACACCGCGCGGTAATGGTTCACGTCCAGACGACCGTCACGACCTCGTAA
- a CDS encoding DNA polymerase sliding clamp, which yields MFNAIVSAETLQATLDSVGVLVDECKIHLEADGLEIRAVDPANVGMVDLSLSAEAFESYEADGGLIGVNLVRLQDIAGMADKDQLVHLELDEETRKLHISIEGLEYTLALIDPESIREEPDLPDLDLPANIVIEGRDINRAVTAADMVSDHIELGVDAADELFYVSAEGDTDDVHLELDTDDLIDLVAGPAASLFSLDYLKDMNKAIPSDAEVTMELGEEFPVKLHFDIAEGQGTVTYMLAPRIQSN from the coding sequence ATGTTCAACGCCATCGTGAGCGCGGAGACGCTCCAGGCGACACTCGACTCTGTGGGCGTGCTGGTGGACGAGTGCAAGATCCACCTCGAAGCGGACGGGCTGGAAATCCGGGCGGTCGACCCCGCCAACGTGGGCATGGTCGACCTCTCGCTGTCGGCCGAGGCCTTCGAGTCCTACGAGGCCGACGGCGGGCTCATCGGCGTCAACCTCGTCCGGCTGCAGGATATCGCCGGCATGGCCGACAAGGACCAGCTCGTTCACCTGGAACTCGACGAGGAGACCCGAAAGCTCCACATCTCCATCGAGGGGCTGGAGTACACGCTCGCGCTCATCGACCCCGAGTCCATCCGCGAGGAGCCGGACCTGCCGGACCTGGACCTCCCCGCGAACATCGTCATCGAGGGACGCGACATCAACCGCGCCGTCACCGCCGCGGACATGGTCAGCGACCACATCGAACTCGGCGTCGACGCCGCCGACGAACTGTTCTACGTCTCCGCGGAGGGCGACACCGACGACGTCCACCTCGAACTGGACACCGACGACCTCATCGACCTCGTCGCCGGCCCGGCCGCCTCGCTGTTCTCGCTCGACTACCTCAAGGACATGAACAAGGCCATCCCCTCCGACGCCGAGGTGACGATGGAACTCGGCGAGGAGTTCCCCGTCAAACTCCACTTCGACATCGCCGAGGGACAGGGGACGGTCACGTACATGCTGGCCCCGCGCATCCAGAGCAACTGA